A window from Kovacikia minuta CCNUW1 encodes these proteins:
- a CDS encoding alpha/beta fold hydrolase: MFPSFLPQEVAQLTEDTSISLARSIDRTALMTPLSADPICTSYIHQGLGGVPLLLLHGFDSSVLEFRRLFPLLAAKNETWAVDLLGFGFTDRPPNVGFDPPGIKQHLYSFCKTLIDQRVILVGASMGGSVAIDFALSHPELVKKLVLIDSAGFATGPAIGKYLFPPLGYLAARFLHRPAVRQKVSLNAYVDSRLVSVDALLCASLHLKHPDWQRAMMAFTRSGGYTFLAGQIAQIQQPTLILWGDSDRILGVTDARKFEQMISQSKLIWIANCGHVPHLEKAQITAQHILEFAYD, encoded by the coding sequence ATGTTTCCCAGTTTTTTGCCCCAGGAAGTTGCCCAACTGACTGAAGACACCTCCATTTCTCTGGCTCGGAGCATCGATCGCACAGCGCTGATGACTCCCCTGAGCGCCGACCCTATTTGTACAAGCTATATTCACCAGGGTTTGGGAGGGGTTCCTCTGCTACTGCTGCATGGGTTTGACAGTTCGGTTCTGGAATTCCGCCGATTATTCCCTTTGCTGGCTGCTAAAAATGAAACCTGGGCGGTGGATCTGCTAGGGTTTGGCTTCACCGATCGCCCCCCAAACGTCGGGTTCGATCCACCTGGGATCAAACAACACCTGTATTCCTTCTGCAAAACCTTGATTGATCAACGCGTAATTTTGGTGGGTGCATCCATGGGGGGGAGTGTGGCGATCGACTTTGCCCTTTCCCATCCTGAACTGGTCAAAAAACTGGTGCTGATTGACAGTGCCGGATTTGCCACCGGGCCAGCGATCGGTAAGTATCTATTTCCTCCCCTGGGGTACCTGGCAGCAAGGTTTCTCCATCGTCCTGCCGTGCGCCAGAAGGTTAGCCTGAATGCCTATGTGGATTCTCGTTTGGTCTCTGTTGATGCGTTGCTATGTGCCAGTCTGCACCTGAAACACCCCGACTGGCAACGGGCAATGATGGCTTTTACCAGAAGCGGCGGTTACACCTTTTTGGCAGGCCAGATCGCTCAAATTCAGCAGCCAACGCTGATTCTTTGGGGCGATTCGGACAGGATTTTGGGGGTAACGGATGCGCGCAAGTTTGAGCAGATGATTTCCCAAAGCAAGTTGATTTGGATTGCGAACTGTGGTCATGTCCCCCATCTGGAAAAAGCCCAAATTACTGCTCAACATATTCTGGAATTTGCTTACGATTAA
- a CDS encoding GNAT family N-acetyltransferase, translated as MIETLEPGPLESLRLILVPISLKYADIIFQEFTPEITRFMHPKPPEAIGETMRFIRDAIQRMKAGTELTLVILKKENWEFLGVCGIHQIHTETPELGIWTKKTAHGCGYGREAIHCLKTWADENLEYDYLSYPVDKHNIPSRKIPESLGGKVAREYEQMNLSNQVLRVAEYRIFR; from the coding sequence ATGATAGAAACTCTGGAACCAGGTCCGTTAGAAAGTCTGAGACTCATTCTTGTCCCGATTTCGTTAAAATATGCTGACATTATTTTTCAAGAGTTCACTCCTGAAATTACCCGGTTTATGCATCCCAAACCCCCTGAGGCGATCGGGGAAACGATGCGGTTTATCCGCGACGCCATCCAGCGAATGAAAGCGGGAACGGAGCTAACCCTCGTCATTTTGAAAAAAGAGAATTGGGAATTTTTAGGGGTCTGCGGCATCCACCAGATCCACACAGAAACTCCTGAACTGGGAATTTGGACTAAAAAAACTGCCCACGGCTGTGGTTATGGCAGAGAAGCCATCCACTGCCTAAAAACCTGGGCAGATGAGAATCTAGAATACGACTATCTTTCCTACCCGGTTGACAAACACAATATTCCCAGCCGTAAGATTCCGGAAAGTTTAGGTGGTAAAGTAGCACGAGAATACGAACAAATGAATCTCAGTAATCAGGTTCTCAGGGTAGCGGAGTATCGAATTTTTCGGTGA
- the hpxZ gene encoding oxalurate catabolism protein HpxZ, whose protein sequence is MPQVNDPATVAELTELYLRYEKALCENDVTTLDELFWQASEVVRFGATENLYGIEEIRNFRQNRPTKDLAREISHLQVVTFDDQMAAVTLEFQRTINGVVRSGRQSQMWYRFSEGWKIVSAHVSLLPGTP, encoded by the coding sequence ATGCCTCAAGTCAATGATCCGGCGACTGTTGCTGAACTGACTGAACTGTATCTGCGCTACGAAAAGGCGCTGTGTGAAAACGATGTGACAACCCTGGATGAGTTGTTCTGGCAGGCATCGGAAGTGGTGCGATTTGGGGCAACTGAAAACCTGTATGGCATTGAGGAGATCAGGAACTTTCGGCAAAATCGCCCAACGAAAGACCTGGCACGGGAAATTTCTCACTTACAGGTGGTCACGTTTGACGATCAGATGGCAGCGGTTACCCTGGAATTTCAGCGAACCATCAATGGTGTGGTGCGATCGGGTCGGCAAAGCCAGATGTGGTATAGGTTCTCGGAGGGATGGAAGATTGTTTCTGCTCACGTTTCCCTGTTGCCAGGCACGCCATAA
- a CDS encoding ATP-dependent DNA ligase — MKRFTLLFQQIDATTSTNEKVNALQRYFLQEQPANAAWALYLLLGKTRKRLITSRVLRDVFLQISDIPAWLFEDCYAHVGDSAEVIALLLKDTPIEQQTTVELPLHHWMENVIPTVKGLASEAELKDRIVSWWSVLDSFEVFVLNKVLTGAFRVGVSDKLVIKGLSAAYSIPESVLAHRLMGDFEPTIAFFQQLIQQEEDEQLSPSRPYPFFLAAPLEEERFQQEPDFSRWQAEWKWDGIRAQIIRRAGEVFIWSRGEDLVTEQFPEIAEFFLTLPDGLVFDGEILCWEGNRPLSFNHLQKRLGRKRVTQKIMRENPVHFIAYDLLEWDGQDIRSKPFGDRRQLLVNLLNPLDSRWISYSTRLSFDTFDDLKLLEGTVPRAGGRRIGAESPG, encoded by the coding sequence ATGAAACGGTTTACCCTGCTTTTTCAACAAATTGATGCAACCACTTCCACCAATGAAAAGGTGAATGCGTTGCAACGCTATTTTCTGCAGGAGCAACCTGCCAACGCTGCCTGGGCACTCTATTTGCTACTGGGTAAAACCCGTAAGCGATTAATTACCTCCAGGGTTCTGCGGGACGTTTTTCTGCAAATTTCTGATATCCCCGCATGGCTGTTTGAGGACTGCTATGCCCATGTGGGTGATTCGGCGGAGGTGATTGCTTTACTGTTGAAAGATACCCCGATCGAGCAACAGACAACGGTTGAACTTCCCCTGCACCATTGGATGGAAAACGTCATCCCAACGGTCAAAGGATTAGCATCAGAAGCAGAGTTGAAAGATCGGATTGTTTCCTGGTGGTCAGTGCTCGACTCGTTTGAAGTGTTTGTATTAAATAAGGTTTTAACCGGAGCATTTCGGGTTGGCGTATCCGACAAACTGGTGATTAAGGGGTTGTCGGCTGCCTATTCCATACCTGAATCGGTGCTTGCCCATCGCTTAATGGGAGATTTTGAACCGACGATCGCCTTTTTCCAGCAACTCATCCAGCAGGAGGAAGATGAACAGCTATCACCCAGTCGCCCCTATCCCTTTTTTCTGGCCGCTCCGCTGGAAGAGGAGCGGTTTCAGCAGGAACCCGATTTTTCCCGCTGGCAAGCGGAATGGAAATGGGACGGGATTCGTGCTCAAATTATTCGACGAGCGGGTGAAGTGTTCATCTGGTCTCGGGGTGAGGATCTGGTCACTGAGCAGTTTCCAGAAATTGCGGAATTCTTTCTGACCTTACCCGATGGGTTGGTGTTTGATGGCGAAATTTTATGTTGGGAAGGGAATCGCCCGCTGAGTTTTAATCACCTCCAAAAACGGTTGGGACGCAAGCGTGTGACCCAGAAAATCATGCGGGAAAATCCCGTCCATTTTATTGCCTACGACCTGCTGGAGTGGGATGGGCAGGATATTCGCAGCAAACCGTTTGGCGATCGTCGCCAGCTTCTGGTTAACCTGCTCAACCCGCTGGATTCCCGGTGGATCAGCTATTCCACCCGTCTCAGCTTCGATACCTTTGATGACCTAAAATTGCTCGAGGGAACAGTCCCGCGCGCAGGGGGCAGAAGGATTGGTGCTGAAAGCCCTGGATAG
- a CDS encoding ATP dependent DNA ligase → MLKALDSPYLVGRKRGYWWKYKVEPMSLDAVLIYAQAGSGKRANLFTDYTFALRNGEELMPFAKAYSGLDNREIDELDRWIRKHTIDKFGPVRSVEPVHVFEIGFEGISQSNRHKSGISVRFPRILRWRKDKPIQEADTIQAALALLDGK, encoded by the coding sequence GTGCTGAAAGCCCTGGATAGCCCCTACCTGGTGGGCAGAAAACGGGGCTACTGGTGGAAGTATAAAGTTGAGCCGATGTCCCTTGATGCGGTATTAATTTATGCCCAGGCAGGCAGTGGCAAACGGGCAAATTTGTTTACTGACTATACCTTTGCACTGCGGAATGGCGAGGAATTGATGCCCTTTGCCAAGGCCTATTCAGGATTGGATAATCGGGAAATTGACGAACTCGATCGCTGGATTCGGAAACACACGATCGACAAGTTTGGGCCGGTGCGATCGGTGGAACCCGTGCATGTGTTTGAAATCGGTTTTGAGGGAATTTCCCAATCCAACCGTCATAAGTCGGGGATCTCCGTCCGATTTCCCCGGATTTTGCGCTGGCGTAAAGATAAACCGATCCAGGAAGCGGACACGATTCAGGCAGCATTAGCATTGTTGGATGGGAAGTAA
- a CDS encoding GNAT family N-acetyltransferase, whose protein sequence is MRIRTYEKGDTEELMQLFYDTVHEVNIQDYTQEQVNAWAPDNMSLEAWSEGFEDRFVYIAEEGGTISGFGELEPNGHIARFFCHKAFQRQGVGSQILNQIEAQAKSLGLLRLFTEASITARPFFEHKGFVVLSQEVVDRRGQKLMRFQMEKKLR, encoded by the coding sequence ATGAGAATCCGAACCTACGAAAAGGGCGATACAGAAGAACTGATGCAGTTGTTTTATGACACCGTGCATGAAGTCAATATTCAGGACTACACCCAGGAACAGGTCAATGCTTGGGCACCGGACAACATGAGCCTTGAAGCCTGGAGTGAAGGCTTTGAAGATAGATTTGTTTACATTGCTGAAGAAGGGGGAACGATCTCTGGATTTGGGGAATTAGAACCCAATGGGCATATTGCCCGCTTTTTCTGCCATAAAGCCTTTCAACGGCAAGGCGTGGGGAGTCAGATTCTGAACCAGATTGAAGCTCAAGCGAAATCGCTAGGACTACTCAGATTATTTACAGAAGCCAGCATCACCGCCAGACCCTTCTTTGAACACAAAGGATTTGTTGTGCTGTCCCAGGAAGTAGTCGATCGCAGAGGACAAAAACTGATGCGCTTTCAGATGGAAAAGAAATTGAGGTAG
- a CDS encoding EcsC family protein, whose amino-acid sequence MPIGSWSRRQFIAGGVGLATSLVPGEAIALLAVDLASTTALQTEMLYQIAAAYGLDLKDPARKGEVLAIFGLALGGSRAVRAGLVFVKNVPLAGAVIGASANATILYALGYAACRFYEAKLNPQVLETSTETLEAIEQKSEHYLDVAVAQQVLVDQILAHMILASYPEKSWEDILPNLQSLELHPQSLQAIADNLKAPQPLGALIDQLNRDFAVITLSRCYKIAQFDNHISPEEAKILAAISEKFEIDLEAIKRLGGR is encoded by the coding sequence TTGCCCATCGGATCATGGTCGAGAAGGCAGTTTATCGCCGGAGGGGTGGGCTTAGCGACCAGTTTGGTGCCAGGAGAAGCGATCGCCCTGCTGGCGGTTGATCTGGCATCCACCACAGCGCTCCAGACCGAAATGCTTTACCAGATTGCCGCTGCCTACGGGTTGGACTTGAAAGATCCGGCGCGCAAGGGAGAGGTGCTTGCCATCTTTGGGTTGGCGTTGGGGGGGAGTCGGGCAGTCAGGGCAGGATTGGTCTTTGTCAAAAATGTGCCATTGGCGGGTGCGGTGATTGGAGCAAGTGCCAATGCCACGATTTTGTACGCATTGGGGTATGCTGCCTGCCGCTTTTACGAGGCAAAGCTGAATCCGCAGGTACTGGAAACCTCAACGGAAACATTAGAAGCCATTGAGCAGAAAAGTGAGCATTATTTAGATGTGGCAGTTGCTCAACAAGTGCTGGTCGATCAAATTCTGGCTCACATGATCCTTGCCAGTTATCCGGAAAAATCCTGGGAAGACATTCTGCCCAATCTCCAATCCCTTGAACTGCATCCCCAATCTTTGCAGGCGATCGCAGACAATTTGAAGGCACCCCAACCCCTGGGTGCCCTCATTGACCAACTCAACCGCGACTTTGCAGTAATCACCCTCTCTCGCTGTTACAAAATTGCTCAATTCGATAACCACATTTCCCCTGAAGAAGCAAAGATATTAGCGGCAATCAGTGAAAAGTTTGAAATTGATTTAGAGGCAATCAAGCGATTAGGTGGTAGGTGA
- a CDS encoding tyrosine-type recombinase/integrase — translation MHYIGTHASYKKSIAILQDGYDIRTVQELLGHQDVKTTMIYTPVPN, via the coding sequence ATGCATTACATTGGCACTCATGCATCCTACAAAAAATCTATCGCTATATTGCAAGATGGCTATGACATTCGCACCGTGCAGGAGTTGTTGGGGCACCAAGATGTGAAAACGACGATGATTTACACTCCCGTGCCGAATTGA
- a CDS encoding DUF2157 domain-containing protein translates to MKIEREDLDWAVNEGLIHAEVAEQLWRAWQERKQQVPQFNFANVAYYFGALIVIFGMFFYLTLAWESLGGGGIFALACTYTLIFALAGRHLWFDRGLKIPGGLLTTIAVCMVPLAIYGFQRMLGIWPDGDPGNYRNYHLWVKASWFYMELGTILAALLALRWIRFPFLTVPIAFTLWYMSMDLTPLIFAGADYTWEERCLVSFWFGIATIVVAFLIDRRIRRSQGDFAFWLYLSGLMAFWGGLTLMNAGSEWERFLYFLINLFLILLSVLLKRRVFVIFGAMGVIGYLGHLSYTVFRDSLLFPIAVSLIGVLMIFGGVQYQKHATAWEAWLHRVLPESLLQLLPRDN, encoded by the coding sequence ATGAAAATTGAGCGAGAAGATCTGGATTGGGCAGTTAACGAAGGCTTGATTCATGCGGAGGTAGCTGAACAGCTTTGGCGTGCCTGGCAGGAGCGAAAACAACAGGTACCACAATTTAATTTTGCCAATGTCGCCTACTACTTCGGTGCATTGATCGTCATTTTTGGGATGTTTTTCTACCTGACCCTTGCCTGGGAATCCCTGGGGGGTGGAGGTATTTTCGCCCTGGCTTGCACCTATACACTCATTTTTGCCCTGGCTGGACGACATTTGTGGTTCGATCGGGGGCTAAAGATCCCCGGTGGGTTGCTCACAACGATCGCGGTCTGCATGGTGCCGCTGGCGATCTACGGTTTTCAGCGGATGTTGGGCATCTGGCCCGATGGCGATCCTGGCAACTATCGTAATTACCATCTCTGGGTGAAAGCCAGTTGGTTTTACATGGAACTGGGGACAATTCTAGCCGCATTGCTGGCACTTCGGTGGATTCGCTTTCCATTTTTAACCGTACCGATCGCCTTCACACTTTGGTACATGTCGATGGATTTGACACCGCTGATTTTTGCTGGAGCAGACTACACCTGGGAGGAACGCTGCCTGGTTTCTTTCTGGTTTGGGATTGCCACCATTGTTGTTGCTTTTCTCATCGATCGACGCATCCGTCGGAGCCAGGGGGACTTTGCCTTCTGGCTATACCTGTCCGGACTGATGGCTTTCTGGGGTGGTTTAACGTTGATGAATGCGGGCAGCGAATGGGAACGGTTCCTCTATTTCCTGATCAATCTGTTTCTAATTCTGCTCTCTGTTTTGCTAAAGCGCCGGGTATTTGTCATCTTTGGTGCGATGGGAGTGATTGGTTATCTCGGACATCTTTCCTATACCGTATTTCGCGATTCTCTCCTGTTTCCGATCGCGGTTTCTTTGATTGGTGTTTTAATGATTTTTGGTGGGGTGCAGTACCAGAAACATGCCACAGCCTGGGAAGCGTGGTTGCATCGTGTCCTTCCCGAATCTTTGTTGCAACTGTTACCGAGAGACAATTAA
- a CDS encoding gamma-glutamylcyclotransferase family protein encodes MNDRLNVFVYGTLKPGEVNDWLYAEHEVKACPAIVYGQLYALPLGYPAMTLSPPPSLSPSSSPPIVHGFLLTFASAGILPILDEFEQHDPEELKRHAPGQPPEQNQYERHLVEVFDPQHSPLGLAWSYTMTPKQIYRLGGVLVPDGKWNSCNS; translated from the coding sequence ATGAACGATCGCCTGAATGTGTTTGTTTATGGAACGCTAAAACCAGGAGAGGTTAACGATTGGCTGTATGCGGAGCATGAGGTGAAAGCCTGTCCGGCGATCGTCTACGGTCAACTCTACGCCCTTCCCCTGGGCTATCCCGCTATGACTCTCTCCCCCCCTCCCTCCCTCTCCCCCTCCTCGTCCCCTCCAATCGTTCACGGCTTCCTCCTGACCTTTGCCAGTGCTGGCATCCTGCCAATCCTGGATGAATTCGAGCAGCACGATCCTGAAGAACTGAAGCGGCATGCTCCTGGTCAACCACCGGAGCAAAATCAGTATGAACGCCACTTAGTCGAGGTTTTTGACCCGCAGCATTCTCCCCTGGGGCTTGCCTGGAGCTACACCATGACCCCCAAACAGATCTATCGACTGGGTGGTGTTTTAGTGCCAGACGGAAAATGGAATAGTTGTAACAGTTAA
- a CDS encoding TldD/PmbA family protein → MPTIHELATQAKAAADRLGIRKFDIYGSAVDETSVKVDQGKPDQVKASQRSSVTVRVWNEENTMGITSTTDVDPNGLELALKTAYEASFFGVKENVPDFSPEATVPLAKLITEKAPQAPVADLLEKLIGVEKELVEAHPAIASVPYNGLAQRDIDHFYLNSEGASRTEGYSLSSIYLYGKTEEEGKKPRSASAFRISRNLEELDIDGCLKETLEKTVSHLNYEKIPTGKYRVVFSPEAFLSLLGAFSNLFNAQSILDKQSLSTPESVGTQIASPLLSVCDDALHPENVAISTFDGEGTPTRKVPLITEGVLSGFLHSAGTAKRFNAQPTGNANIGAKVTVSPHFYHVFAGQFTDQDYSLDTADNVVLIDDLHALHSGVQALQGSFSLPFDGWLIHQGKRTSIESATVAGDFLELLKSIIYVEKEAHLTPGGVCPYIWVDELSVTGE, encoded by the coding sequence GTGCCAACCATTCATGAACTTGCAACCCAGGCGAAAGCAGCAGCGGATCGGCTGGGAATCCGAAAATTTGACATCTATGGTTCTGCGGTGGATGAAACCAGCGTCAAAGTAGATCAGGGCAAGCCCGATCAGGTGAAAGCTTCCCAACGTTCCAGCGTAACGGTGCGGGTCTGGAATGAGGAAAACACAATGGGCATTACTTCTACAACAGATGTAGACCCCAATGGGCTGGAGTTAGCGTTGAAAACAGCTTATGAAGCCAGTTTTTTTGGGGTTAAAGAAAATGTGCCGGATTTTAGCCCAGAAGCAACCGTTCCCCTGGCAAAATTGATCACAGAAAAGGCTCCACAAGCCCCGGTTGCAGATTTACTGGAGAAGCTGATTGGGGTTGAGAAGGAATTGGTGGAGGCACATCCTGCGATCGCCAGCGTTCCCTACAACGGGCTGGCACAACGGGACATCGATCACTTCTACCTGAATAGCGAGGGTGCCTCCCGTACAGAAGGCTATTCCCTTTCCTCCATCTACCTCTACGGCAAAACCGAGGAAGAAGGCAAAAAACCTCGGAGTGCTAGTGCTTTCCGCATCAGCCGTAATCTGGAGGAGCTTGATATTGACGGGTGCCTGAAGGAAACGCTGGAAAAAACGGTGAGCCACCTGAATTATGAAAAGATTCCAACCGGCAAATACCGGGTCGTATTCTCACCTGAAGCTTTCCTCAGCTTGTTGGGAGCATTTTCTAACCTGTTTAATGCCCAAAGCATTTTGGATAAGCAAAGTCTTTCGACTCCCGAATCCGTGGGAACTCAAATTGCGTCTCCCCTCCTCTCGGTTTGCGATGATGCGCTTCATCCAGAGAACGTCGCCATTTCCACCTTCGATGGAGAAGGGACTCCCACCCGCAAAGTGCCCCTGATTACGGAAGGTGTCCTGAGCGGATTTCTCCATAGTGCGGGTACTGCCAAGCGGTTTAATGCTCAACCTACGGGAAATGCCAACATTGGTGCCAAAGTCACTGTTAGTCCCCATTTTTATCACGTCTTTGCTGGCCAATTTACTGACCAGGACTACAGCTTAGATACTGCCGACAACGTTGTTTTGATTGACGACCTGCACGCCCTTCATTCAGGGGTGCAGGCACTCCAGGGTTCATTCTCCCTGCCCTTTGACGGCTGGTTAATCCATCAAGGTAAGCGCACCAGCATTGAGTCAGCAACGGTTGCTGGAGACTTTTTGGAGTTACTTAAGTCCATCATTTATGTCGAAAAAGAAGCTCACCTAACCCCTGGAGGCGTCTGCCCCTACATTTGGGTTGATGAGCTGTCCGTTACCGGGGAATAA
- a CDS encoding ChaB family protein, which yields MPYQQLRELPDSVKNHLPKHAQEIFQAAFNNAEKEYDQEERAFRVAWAAVKRNYEKGEDGNWHRKLE from the coding sequence ATGCCCTATCAACAACTGCGTGAACTACCAGATTCAGTCAAAAACCATCTGCCCAAACACGCCCAGGAAATCTTTCAGGCTGCCTTTAACAATGCCGAGAAAGAATACGATCAAGAGGAACGGGCATTCCGCGTAGCCTGGGCAGCCGTCAAACGGAATTACGAAAAGGGTGAGGATGGGAACTGGCATCGAAAGTTGGAATAA
- the phnD gene encoding phosphate/phosphite/phosphonate ABC transporter substrate-binding protein, whose product MRRVLSTGFLLLSCLSIPACLPACNAKKAPSASSSAATNDPKTFRIGTVSDQSPKTIEQGYGKLAKYLQKELKVPVAYKATKDSATTLSAFGTGGLDLVWLNGATGALARSQVPGAVAIALPDNDVETRSVFIANKNSKIPPTLNLQKGLTALKGHSFTFSSESSTEGRLMPQYFLQQAGVKLEDFQGTTGFSKSQDAALASVQAGTYNAGVISQQVWEKRLQDGKTDPNKVDLIWQSPAYPNYHWVINPNVKERFGNDFIQKVQTALSKLNPAVPEQKQILSLFGTEKFVKTDNSKFAAIEKVSREVNTGK is encoded by the coding sequence ATGAGAAGAGTTTTATCTACAGGTTTTTTATTGCTGTCGTGTTTAAGTATTCCCGCCTGCTTACCTGCTTGCAATGCTAAAAAGGCTCCCTCTGCCTCCTCTTCTGCTGCCACAAATGATCCTAAAACGTTCAGAATCGGAACTGTTTCTGACCAGAGTCCGAAAACCATCGAGCAGGGCTATGGGAAACTGGCAAAATATTTGCAGAAAGAGTTAAAAGTACCGGTGGCCTATAAGGCGACAAAAGATTCTGCCACAACGCTTTCAGCTTTTGGTACTGGTGGGTTAGATCTGGTTTGGTTGAATGGGGCAACCGGAGCACTGGCACGATCGCAGGTTCCTGGTGCAGTTGCGATCGCCTTACCTGATAACGATGTTGAGACCCGTAGTGTTTTTATTGCCAACAAAAACAGTAAGATTCCACCCACCCTCAACCTTCAAAAAGGCTTAACTGCTTTGAAAGGTCACTCCTTTACCTTTAGCAGTGAGTCTTCTACTGAAGGTCGGCTAATGCCACAATACTTTCTACAACAGGCAGGGGTAAAACTGGAGGACTTTCAGGGGACAACGGGATTCTCTAAGTCCCAAGATGCCGCCCTAGCATCAGTACAGGCAGGAACCTATAATGCAGGAGTGATCAGTCAACAGGTATGGGAAAAACGGCTTCAGGATGGCAAGACTGATCCCAATAAGGTCGATCTAATCTGGCAATCTCCGGCATATCCCAATTATCACTGGGTGATCAATCCCAATGTTAAGGAGCGGTTTGGCAATGATTTTATCCAAAAGGTACAAACCGCACTATCAAAATTAAACCCCGCTGTGCCAGAGCAAAAACAAATCCTGAGTCTGTTTGGTACAGAAAAATTTGTTAAGACTGATAACTCTAAATTTGCTGCGATTGAAAAGGTCAGCCGCGAAGTTAACACGGGTAAATAG
- a CDS encoding IS5 family transposase: MIERFYDSDLTDEEWQRIEPLLPLAKSLGKHREVSLRDILNAIFYRADNGIKWRNLPCDFPVWQTVYGYYRLWVRLGIWEQINIALVQQVRISEGRAAQPSLAIIDSQSVKLGQKGGRNTELMATSR, translated from the coding sequence ATGATCGAACGCTTCTACGATAGCGACCTGACGGATGAGGAATGGCAACGGATTGAACCGTTGTTGCCGCTTGCCAAGTCGCTGGGTAAACACCGAGAAGTCAGCTTACGGGACATCTTAAATGCAATTTTCTACCGTGCTGACAATGGGATTAAATGGCGCAATCTACCTTGCGACTTTCCAGTCTGGCAAACGGTCTACGGCTATTACCGCTTATGGGTCAGATTGGGCATTTGGGAACAGATTAATATTGCCCTGGTACAGCAAGTGCGAATCAGTGAAGGACGAGCGGCTCAACCCAGTTTAGCCATCATTGACAGCCAGTCCGTCAAACTGGGGCAAAAAGGGGGGAGGAACACGGAGTTGATGGCAACAAGCAGATAA
- a CDS encoding transposase → MKGRKRHIVVDVLGLVLGCYVTAANTADVKAAPAVLVWVLEMYERIAKVLADKGYRGALATLIEQAFENRQVKLEISQRPDETKGFQLEPKRWIVERTWTWLENARSLTRDYERLPENHEGMIYVVMIRLMLRRLTKNRRTWQSKAV, encoded by the coding sequence ATAAAAGGACGGAAGCGTCATATTGTAGTCGATGTGCTGGGATTAGTTTTAGGGTGTTATGTCACAGCTGCCAATACGGCTGATGTAAAAGCCGCTCCAGCGGTTCTGGTCTGGGTCTTAGAAATGTATGAACGGATTGCTAAAGTCTTGGCAGACAAAGGCTATCGAGGCGCATTGGCAACCTTGATTGAGCAAGCGTTTGAAAATCGTCAAGTGAAGCTAGAAATTAGTCAACGTCCAGACGAGACAAAAGGATTTCAGCTTGAACCGAAACGATGGATTGTTGAGCGGACTTGGACTTGGCTTGAGAATGCTCGCAGTTTGACTCGTGACTATGAACGCTTGCCTGAAAATCATGAAGGGATGATCTATGTCGTCATGATTCGGTTAATGCTCCGACGATTAACCAAGAATCGTCGAACGTGGCAATCAAAAGCTGTTTAA